Genomic window (Sediminispirochaeta smaragdinae DSM 11293):
AGCTCGGAGGGATCGATTTCGACCAACTGCTTTTCCAGGAGGTGGTTCGTGACTTTTCCCGTAGGGCACCTTCCGTGGATTTTGAGGGAGATCCGACCCTTCGCCAGCAGCTGATGGAGCAAGTAGAGCGGGCAAAAATCGAACTCTCCAGCCGTGAGAGCGCCTCCATTAGCCTGCCTTTTATCGGAGGAGGGACTTCTCCATTGCATCTCGCCTTCGAGATCAGCAGAAACCGTTTTAATGAACTTATTCGTCCTTTTATCGAGAAGACCGTTTCTCTGTGTCGTCAGGCCATGGATGATGCAAAGGTTCGTCCCGACACGCTTATCCTTTCCGGCGGTTCCAGCAGAATCCCCCTGGTCAGAAGCCTTCTTGGTGAACTGACAGGGCTGCGTCCCGAAAATCGCATCAATCCGGAAGAGGTCGTTGCCCTCGGTGCTGCGGTTCATGCCGGCATGATCCAGGATGGGCGAAAGAGTCTCTTTCATGATGTGACGCCTCTTCCTCTCGGTGTCGAGATTGAGGGAGGAAATGTCGTTACCATCCTTGAAAAAAACAGCCCGCTTCCCGCTGTTGGCAAACAGCATTTCACCACAATCTGTGATGGACAGCGTTCTGTTGAGATTCATGTCCTTCAGGGAAACAGTAAAAGGGTCGAAGCGAACACTTCTCTTGGGCGATTTTTGCTCGGTGGTATTCGCAACGGTTGCAAGGGCGAACCATTAATCGAAGTGAGTTTTCGGGTCGACGAAGATGGTATTCTCCATGCCCTTGCACGCGATGTGGATACGGGATCGCTTCAGCACGTGACGATCAGCAGAGAACCGAATCCCCCGACGGTTTCCGGTAATTTCGAAACAGGTGTACGGGACAAGGTCCTCCATCTTGTCGATCGGGTGAAGCAGGAGAGGCGGAGAGCCGGATCCGGCATTGATTCCTCTTTTGAAAAAGAAATTTCCGAAATCCTCGTTGCTGCGACAGAGGCGTGTGCAGGCAATGGAGGAAAAGATTTGAACAGTTGTCGTATCGCTTTAGAAACGGTATTGGGCGAGATTGAGGCCATTCTTCGTGATCAGGAGCTCAAATATGGATGATAGTCGACTCTATCAAATCCTTGGCCTTCGACGTGGGGCCAGCCAGGAAGAGATAAAATCTGCCTACAGAAGGCTTGTCAAACAGCTTCATCCCGATCTTTCTCACACCCCTGCCACGAGCGAGCAGTTTAAGCGGGTGGTTCGGGCCTATAAGGTATTGAGCGTAAGGCAGGTGGACGGCAGTTGTATACAGTTTCCCGGCGGGGGGCGTAAACGGCCCTCGACGCGCGCCCATGCAAAAAAAGAGATCAATACCGATGCCCTCGGCAGAATGGTCACGGAGGCAAAAGTGCCCGAGCTCCGTGCCTTTGCCGTAAAACAATTGGGTAACAGCGGTAAGCGAAGTAGCTATCAATTCATCCGAAAGGCCCTTTTTGATCCTGCCCCTCTTGTGGTACGATCGGCTGTTGATGCGGTGGGAAAGCTTGGTGTCCGGCAATGTGCCGGTGAGCTTTCCGCTGTCTTCTCCCGTTCCGACCAGGAAATACGGCTTGCCGTTTTGGATGCCGTGGGACGGATAGGGGGCGGAGGCTTTTCCACGATCATCAATCTTGCAATGCAGGATGGAAACAGAGCGGTCAGGAATCGGGCCGTTACTCTGTTCGTCGCAGGAAAAGGGGCTTAAGGAATGCAGAGTGGCGATCGCTTGTATACGACCTTTCTCGACGACGGAAAGGCCTTTTCTCAAAATATTCACCATTTATTGTTGAAGCTGAGCTCCAGACCGAATAGTGTGGAATTCCTTCGTCAGCTTCTGCGGAACGCGCACTCGCTTAAATCCGAAGCCGCCTATATCGGAATTGATGAGGTCACCTCCATTGCCCACCAGATGGAAACGACCATCAATCTTGCTTTGACCGGCAAAGAGCTCCTTTCTTCACGGAAGGTGGATGACTTGATTTTTTCCAACGATCGCATCGGGGAGATCCTCGATTTCCTTCTATCCGGAGGCGATTCAAAGGAAACTATATCCGTCGAAGGCACAAAGGATTCGGAGACGTCCCCTGCGCATGCTCTTTCCGACGGAGGTCTCCTTTCCGGCCTAAAGGAACGGGACGGCACTTCTATCCCGAGCATTGTCGGAACGGCCCTTCCCGATTTTTCTCCCTTCGAAACCAATTTGCTGAAAGAAGCCCGTCGTCGGGGTGAAGGGCTGTACCGCCTCTTCCTGAATATTAGCCGTGACGCGGCCATGCCTTTTGCCAAGGCCTACCTTCTTTTGAGTAACCTGGAACAGGTCTCCAATGTGATTCGCACCAT
Coding sequences:
- a CDS encoding Hsp70 family protein; the encoded protein is MVIGIDLGTTNSAAAFLEQEQPTIIPNDRGNRITPSIVAVTGSGELLVGEAAKNQAMINPGGTATAVKRSMGSTSPLKLGNREMLPEVVSAEILRKLKSDAEAYLGEEIKEAVITVPAYFTEPQRRKTKEAGHLAGLRISRIINEPTAAALAYASSCGKSRNIMVYDLGGGTFDVTILSSSDGHFRVLSSCGDNKLGGIDFDQLLFQEVVRDFSRRAPSVDFEGDPTLRQQLMEQVERAKIELSSRESASISLPFIGGGTSPLHLAFEISRNRFNELIRPFIEKTVSLCRQAMDDAKVRPDTLILSGGSSRIPLVRSLLGELTGLRPENRINPEEVVALGAAVHAGMIQDGRKSLFHDVTPLPLGVEIEGGNVVTILEKNSPLPAVGKQHFTTICDGQRSVEIHVLQGNSKRVEANTSLGRFLLGGIRNGCKGEPLIEVSFRVDEDGILHALARDVDTGSLQHVTISREPNPPTVSGNFETGVRDKVLHLVDRVKQERRRAGSGIDSSFEKEISEILVAATEACAGNGGKDLNSCRIALETVLGEIEAILRDQELKYG
- a CDS encoding DnaJ domain-containing protein, with the protein product MDDSRLYQILGLRRGASQEEIKSAYRRLVKQLHPDLSHTPATSEQFKRVVRAYKVLSVRQVDGSCIQFPGGGRKRPSTRAHAKKEINTDALGRMVTEAKVPELRAFAVKQLGNSGKRSSYQFIRKALFDPAPLVVRSAVDAVGKLGVRQCAGELSAVFSRSDQEIRLAVLDAVGRIGGGGFSTIINLAMQDGNRAVRNRAVTLFVAGKGA